In gamma proteobacterium HIMB55, the genomic stretch CAACGATCTCCGGTCTCGCCATTCCCGTGAGGTATGCGATGTCGCCACGTTGCGCTGCGCCCATCTCGACAACAGCGAATTCAGGATCTGATGCCAAGCGAGCGAGCGTCAGCGGAACCCCCAATTCGTTATTTTGATTACCCAACGTTGCTACTGTTGCGCCCGCTCGCACACATATTTGTTCGACAAAGGCTTTTGCAGTGGTCTTGCCAGCACTTCCGGTAATACCAACTACTTTTGCGGAGGTGCTTTGTCTCATGAGCAAACCAAAATCTGCACAGGCTTTTTCGACGCTTTCGACCTGTAGCGACGGTATTGGCTGAGCCACTGACTGCTTACTGATGACAGCCGCAGCGCCGTTGGCAATGGCCGCGTCAATGAAGTCGTTACCATTAACCGTCGCACCCTCGATCGCAGCAAATAAATCGCCGGGTTTGACCTGCCGACTGTCTATTGCAAGACCTGTTAGCGCGGCGTCGTCGCATAAAAGGGGCGCGTCAAGCTGATTAGCCAGCAATGAGAGTGTTACGCTAGACATCGGCGACACCTCTTGCGGCTAGAGCCTGCTGGGCGTGTTCCACATCAGAAAACCTATGCCGTGCTGTTCCGACAATCTGATAACTCTCGTGGCCTTTGCCAGCGATCAATACCGTGTCACCCGCTCGCGCTGCTTTGATGGCGTGAGCAATAGCCACGGCTCTGTCGAGCTCAACCAAAACATCACCCGTTTTGCAGCCCGATTCAATTTCCTTGGCAATCGCTGAAGCATCCTCGGTGCGAGGATTGTCGTTAGTAATCACGATCTTGGAAGCGAGACCAGACGCAACACGCCCCATCTCGGCGCGCTTCCCTGAATCTCTATCGCCACCACAGCCAAACACAACCCACAGCTCACCGGTGCACGATGACTTTAATGTGAACAATGCGCTCTCAAGAGCGTCAGGGGTATGCGCGTAATCGACAACCACGCGCACATCCTCACCCCCACCAACGGCTTGCATACGACCATCGACAGCCTGCAGGTAGCATGCAGCAGCGGCGACGTCTTTGAATCCAAACCCAAGACCACAGACAGCCATCATCGCAGCAGCCACGTTAAAGGCATTGAAGCGGCCGTGGACTCTTGTGGACACGTCCGCCGAACCGAATGGAGAGTGGAGCAGAAACGAGAGGCCCGATGCCTCTTCACTGATCACCTGCACATAAACGTCTGCTTGAGCATCTCGCAGGGAGATACCTAAGGCAGAGTGAGCACCAAATTCGCTCGCAGCGTGGGTGTTTTTGTCATCGACGTTGTAGATGACTCGCTCGGGCTTAAAATCTGCAAAAAGTCGGAGCTTAGCCTTCTTATACGCAGCCATGCTCTCGTGATAGTCCAGATGATCTCGGCTTAAGTTACTGAAAACACCCGTATGAATTGTCAAACCTTCGAGTCGCTGCTGGTCCAGCGCATGGCTTGATGCCTCAATCGCGGCGAAACCAATACCCTGCTCAACCCAGTGAGCTAATTGTCGATTGAGCGAGATCACATCAGGCGTTGTATTCTGACTTTCAACCGCCTCACCCGACCGCGTTCGCGCACCCAAGGTACCAATCGTGCCTGCCGACTCACCCAGTAATCGCAAAAGCTGACCAATGTAATCACTGATACTTGTCTTGCCGTTTGTACCGGTTACGGCGAGCAGACCTA encodes the following:
- a CDS encoding UDP-N-acetylmuramyl-tripeptide synthetase (PFAM: Mur ligase family, glutamate ligase domain; Mur ligase family, catalytic domain; Mur ligase middle domain~TIGRFAM: UDP-N-acetylmuramyl-tripeptide synthetase), which translates into the protein MASMSLAQLAHGLVDIPPALATTIVSDLTLDSRQAASGNAFIAIQGAQTDGHRFIADALDKGASVVLAESLAAEGQDARVVSVPGLKGQIGALAKRFYADPSQQLGLLAVTGTNGKTSISDYIGQLLRLLGESAGTIGTLGARTRSGEAVESQNTTPDVISLNRQLAHWVEQGIGFAAIEASSHALDQQRLEGLTIHTGVFSNLSRDHLDYHESMAAYKKAKLRLFADFKPERVIYNVDDKNTHAASEFGAHSALGISLRDAQADVYVQVISEEASGLSFLLHSPFGSADVSTRVHGRFNAFNVAAAMMAVCGLGFGFKDVAAAACYLQAVDGRMQAVGGGEDVRVVVDYAHTPDALESALFTLKSSCTGELWVVFGCGGDRDSGKRAEMGRVASGLASKIVITNDNPRTEDASAIAKEIESGCKTGDVLVELDRAVAIAHAIKAARAGDTVLIAGKGHESYQIVGTARHRFSDVEHAQQALAARGVADV